Genomic segment of Ascochyta rabiei chromosome 15, complete sequence:
GCGGCGATCGTGAGACACTACGCACGTTGGCCGACTACACGGCCGAGCATGTCTACAGCGGATGGGACAAGCTGCCTTCGAAGCTGCCCGCTGGTGACGCAAAGACCACGCACACCGATACCAAGACGGGCGTTGCAAAAGATAGcatcgagggcgagggccTCGAGGAGGGGAACCGCTACACACGTCTTTACCGCGCTGTCATTCGCAACAACGCTGCTACAGTCGCCAAGTGGCAAGCGTACGGCTTCATGAACGGCGTGCTCAACACTGACAACACATCCATCCTCGGTCTGAGCATCGACTTTGGGCCCTTTGCCTTCCTCGATACTTTCGATCCAACATACACACCTAACCACGACGACCACGCACTGCGCTACAGCTACCGCAACCAGCCAACCATCATCTGGTGGAATCTCGTCCGTCTAGGAGAGGCTTTGGGCGAGCTGATGGGCGCAGGCTCCAACGTGGACACTGCCGAGTTTGTAGACAAGGGCGTCAGTGAAGCCGACTCTGGAGATCTAGTCAAGCGCGCAGAAGGCATCATCGAGCGGGCTGGCGAGGAGTACAAGGCCGTGTTTTTATCCGAATACAAGCGTCTCATGACGGCGCGTCTCGGACTGAAGTCACAACAAGACAGCGACTTCGATTCGCTGTTCTCGGAATTGCTTGACATTCTTCAGTTATATGAGTTGGACTTCCACCATGCGTTCCGCAGACTCTCAAGTTTGAGCCAGAAGGGGTTGGACGAAGAGTCGAACAGGAAGAACGCAGCAGACATCTTCTTCCGTAACGACAACTTGCCAAAACATAATGCAGACTCGCGGATTCGTATTGCCAAGTGGCTCGAGAAGTGGTCGGCGCGAGTCAAGGAGGATTGGGGTGAGGATGACAGTGGGCGACAAGAGGCTATGATGGCTGTCAACCCAAACGTAAGCACCTCTCTGTTTGAATTTATATTCTGCGCTGATTTTGTTTGCAGTTTGTTCCTCGATCATGGATCCTTGACGAGCTGATTGACCGCGTGGAGAAGAAGGGCGAGCGTGAGATCTTGACACAGCTCATGAAGCTGAACCTCGATCCTTTCTCAGAGGAGTGGGGGTGGGACGCGGAGGAAGAGCAGAGGTTTGTCGGCGATGTACCGAAGTTCAAGGGTATGATGCAGTGTAGCTGTAGTTCGTAGGGTCGGTCCTACCATTTTGTCTCTCCGAGACAAAGATTTATACTACATGGTAACTTGTACCATTGCATTTATGCATGCTATAAAAGAGATGATATGACACGTACTCGACGACATTGACCCGTAAACCTTGCCATTATGCCATTATCCAGTTCACGTTCCTCTCTGCTACATCCTATTACCCTTAACTTATTGTAGTCTTCGTCAGGTCCCAGCTTAATAGACTAAAACGCTAGCCCTTTGTCCTCGCAAATATCCATCATGATGTCCCGCAACTACTTTCTCCATTAAACTCCGATAGATGCGCTCAACCACAATCCAATCCATTTCAAATCAAGGGTACACATCTTCTACGCCGCTTTCTCTATCCAAGACCGAAGTTCCTCGAATATCTAATATCCATCAAAGATCTTGCCATTCCGACTTTGCAAACATCCCTTATGCAGATTCATTCTaggctagaaggtagtaCTCCCTATGCTCTTTAGCTTCGTAGACGCACGTGTCGAGTTTCAAGACTTGCGATTGAAGAAGTGGAAGACTATCTTAGGAGGGTTGTAGTCTGATTGGGTAACGCTGAATCCAGTGAGAAACTCCTGAGATTTGGACAATATATCACAACCGTAGTGACTACGATATCAATCATGTCCGGACCACCTTGCCCCGACTTCTATTCTGGCTCAGACAGCCCGAGGCCACGCATTGCTTTCTGCAGCAGAGATTGAATCCTGGCAGCATTCAAATTCACCCTTAACTTTGCTTCAGGCCGGCCATGCGTAGTCTTCCTTGAATGGTCTGATGCTTGTGCCCAAAATTGTATTGCGAATCACCTCTTCCGCGAAACTGTAAATCTTCTCCCATTAATTCGTTGTGCCAGTCACGTGTGGGGCCATCGATAGTAATTAGAGCTGGACAAAGCCTGGCTTGTCGGAAGCGGCACAGAATGTAGGACGGTCCGCCAATATAGCCTTCAGAAATTGTGCTACGACAACGACGGGTCAGACCAGGATATTCTTTTTTTGTGCTCTACAATTACAGATGAACGTATTGTGAAACACTGGAATCATCGTGATCAATACATCCTTGCTATGGTAGATCAAACTAAGCCTTCCTAAAACCTGCTCAGAATGCATCGCCCAGTAAACCAAGCGATGGAGTCTGCAAACCGGAGACTCCCAGAGCCAGCGCAGTAAGCAGTGAATCCAGTAGCGCGATAACACCAATAAGCACTACGTCAAGTGCCAACTCAACTGCGAGGATCAACAGTGACAGGGCAGCCGTCAATGAATTCAAGAAGACTATAAGTCCAGCGAGTCCGAGAATATGAACTGCAGCAGTAACTGTTGCAAATATCTCGACGATGATCAGAGCAAGAAGTGCGCCATCGGCAATAAGCTGGCGCTTCTCCTTGGGCTGGGAGTCAACACCCGTGGGTTCGGCGTCGAAATCAAGATCTGCGCTTACAGAGCGCTTTGCAGATGTGGATTTGAATGGTGGAAGCGTTTTGACGTTGTTGGTGGTCGCCGTGATAGCAGCGGTGATGAGGTTAATCTGTGCCCCGACTTGGGCTGTCGCAGCGGTCTTTTCCAAAACAGAGGAAGATGCAGAGAGGGGCGCAAGAGTGATATCTGAGATTTTTAGATCGAGTTTGGGAAGAGACGGGAGAACTTACTAATAGCCCCTGTGTAGGTTTGCACAGTAGCGTAGAGATCAGTGAGGAGACTGACAGCGTCGGCACGTTTTGAGAGCACAGGGCTAGCAATGGAGACGCTGCCGAATGCGAGTATTGAAAAATGCGAGAAGCGCATGGTTACGAATGTGCGGATGTGATTGTAGTAAGAATGTATGCGAGCGAGCGGAGCAAACAGTTATGTTGTCTTTCATAGTGTCTTTTGAGGATATCAGTGATGACTTGGTGATTTTATACATAGGCAGACTCGTATTGTTCTCTGTTCGCTTGCCAAAATTCAAGATGGTCGTCGGTGGATGTCAACCGCATTGGGGCGAGTTTCCGTCGAGCGCATCATAGTAGATACCCAATGCTGCCTACAAGAGCCGGCCCCCGCGCATTTCAAGACAAGAATGCGGACAAGCAGTATTGTTAACACCCATCCCTGTGTTATAATAAACTAAGCCCTGCTTTGTGTCACGACTTCTTTCGATATATGTTGTGAAAGGCTGTCTCAAAGTGGGAAAGGCTACAGAGAAAGAAACGTGGACGGACGCATAGGGTTCAGGCCAAGATGGGTAACTTACAGCGTGGATCAACTTCTTATTTGGATAAATTCGTCTTTTTGCAGAATCATCGAAGACACAATGTGCGGATCTTGAAGAGTCGCCGTAGACGTCATTACAGGGGCAGGAACAGATGCCCCTGGGCACAGATGTTCCTGATCGTCATGTAAGCAGATTTAAGACACTAAGAATGACCAATGGGTCGATAACTACCATATAGCAGCACAGAAAGCGGCATATTAGACGACAAAAATTGTCCTTGTGCCGTGTGGCAATGCGTGAGCTCCGTCATCGCACCCTTGCTCCGAGGGGTACGAACCCAGTGAAGAAGCTGTCAAACAGACTACTGCCAGCCGCGAACATCGTTTGCCTGACCCCCTGTATATTTAAAGAATGCTTGTTCCACGAGAGAAGTGATGACACCCTGCGCAGACGGTGCATAGTTGATGGGACACAGCACTACAGACCTTGACATGGGGGACTCGTTCGCCGACGAAGCAGCGCTAGCACGTGGTCGTGCTGCCCGACACGTCGCATTTGAACGTGCGCCACGTTTGCTAGAGTTGGTTCTTTCCGACAAAAACGGTGCGAACCAACTTGGGACCATCCAGCGTCTTGCGTTTATAGCGGTCTTCCTTCCGCCTTATCGCTATCGGAAGATGAGCCCCGCAGCCATCCGCGTGTACCTGCCAAAGGGGGGTAGGTGTTGGTCTCAAGCATTGCCGAAGGACAGCAATGGTGCGTGCATAAGGTGTAGCTCACAGCTCTTAtggcccccccccccccccaaaaCGCTCTTTGTAACCAAATTTGTGTTCACTCTCGATAAGCCTAACCCGACCGAACTTGTCTGAACGTTCACCATGCCATCATTGTCGCCTGAGATCACCAAGGCCATTGAAGAGGCTGTGACGAAGAACTTTAAAGATGAGATTGCGTTTGTCCAGAAGATGGTGCAATATGGAGGGCAACGAGGCGACGAGCATGAAGCTCTAGAAGAGCTATACCGTCAATACACCTCTCGTGGATACGACACTACCAAACTGGACATGGATCAACAAGTTCTGTCACAGCACTCAGGGGCCGGCAGGTTCAGCGATACTCACTCCAAAGCCCCAGTGATCATCGGTGTGCATAAGCCAAGATCTTCGATGCCAGGCGGAAGGAGTTTGATTTTGAACGGACATATCGATATCGTGCCGAACGGACCCAAGGAGCTGTGGACGCATGACCCTTACTCGGGGATCATCGAGGACGATTGGCTATACGGTCGCGGAAGTGGTGATATGCGTGCCGGTGCGGTTGCGAACTTGTATGCCCTAGATGCTTTACGTAGCATTGGAAAGCAACCGGCGTCGAAAGTCATCATCGAGTCTGTACCGGAAGAGGAGTCTACCGGTAACGGTACGATGGCTACACATCTAGCTGGATACACTGCAGATGCAGTCCTGATACCCGAGCCTACCAATGAAGAACTCGTTCGTGCAAATGTTGGCGTCATCTGGTTCAAGATCGCTGTTGCAGGTCGACCGGTCCATGTCTTGAAGGCGAAAGAGGGGTCTAACGCCATCGAATCAATATGGAGGATCGTAGCTGGACTGAAAGAGCTGGAGAAGGAAATGAACGACCAGAAAAAAGGGAGACTGTACTTTGAACACATGGTCTCGCCCATCAATCTCAATGTCGCCATGATCCAGGGCGGAGACTGGGCCAGTTCAGTGCCGGCATGGTGCACGATTGATTGCCGTGTAGCACTATTCCCCGGTGTCACTGCACAAGAGGTAGCAGATAAGATTGAGCGAACAGTCACGGAAGTGTCGAAGACCGACTCGTTCTTACGTGATTCGCCTGCGAAAGTCTCTTGGAACGGTTTCTTTGCGGAGGGCTATGTATTGGAACCTGGTAGTGAAGCTGAGGAGTTGCTGAAGACGGTACATCAGAAAGTGACAGGGGCGGAGTTAACAAGCATGACCATGCCCGCCTATCTCGACACTAGAATTTTTGCCTTGGAGCAGAAGATACCTGCATTGTGCTACGGTCCGATTGGGGAGAGCTTGCACGGGTTTGACGAAAGGGTCAGCATCAGCAGTATACAACGAGTCACTACGACGATCGCGCTCTTCATTGCAGAGTGGTGTGGCCTAGAAGATGTTTCGAATTGAGCGTTGGTATCAGAATGAACCACACAGTCTTCCGGTCCTGCTTTGAAAGGCTTGCTCAGTTGGGGCACATGAAACAGCTGTCTTTCCCTTAAGTCATCTAGATCAGAGAAGGGGAAATAATGTCGGACCTACGAAGTCATGCCATCGTATACATTTTCGCGCACCGACGACTTAAGAATCAGTTCGGATTACTCATCAAGCACGCGATTAGAACCCACCAAGTTAAATGGTTGAAGAGCACTAATCTGGCACCTACCGTTCTATGCGGAGACAAAGCTTGCGTGTTCGTGGGCTCGTTTTTGGGGTTGTTTGACGTCACAATCACTCGCACTGCATTTAATCTGTCTGCTGCACGTAATTTAGACATATTACCCGAGGCGACCGTACCCAGCATTCGCAACTTGAGTCTCAGATCATAAAAACCTGACGCATGAGCAGTACCAGCAGCTCTATGCTGGTTCGTTTTCGTAATTCGTGACTTGCGAATCATGACATGCTCATGCAACAACATCGCGCTGTTGTGTCTTCACTGCTTGTCGTGTTCACAACTCGAACTCAAGTTTCCGGCCGTCCAAGACCGGTTCCAAGGAATCCAAGCCTTGTTGTCCCAGTATCGCCCACTGAGCCTCTTCTGTTCTGCCTTGGCATCCACCAAGAGTCTTTCTTCCTCCT
This window contains:
- a CDS encoding Diaminopropionate ammonia-lyase, which codes for MPSLSPEITKAIEEAVTKNFKDEIAFVQKMVQYGGQRGDEHEALEELYRQYTSRGYDTTKLDMDQQVLSQHSGAGRFSDTHSKAPVIIGVHKPRSSMPGGRSLILNGHIDIVPNGPKELWTHDPYSGIIEDDWLYGRGSGDMRAGAVANLYALDALRSIGKQPASKVIIESVPEEESTGNGTMATHLAGYTADAVLIPEPTNEELVRANVGVIWFKIAVAGRPVHVLKAKEGSNAIESIWRIVAGLKELEKEMNDQKKGRLYFEHMVSPINLNVAMIQGGDWASSVPAWCTIDCRVALFPGVTAQEVADKIERTVTEVSKTDSFLRDSPAKVSWNGFFAEGYVLEPGSEAEELLKTVHQKVTGAELTSMTMPAYLDTRIFALEQKIPALCYGPIGESLHGFDERVSISSIQRVTTTIALFIAEWCGLEDVSN